A genomic region of Balaenoptera acutorostrata chromosome 4, mBalAcu1.1, whole genome shotgun sequence contains the following coding sequences:
- the LRRIQ4 gene encoding LOW QUALITY PROTEIN: leucine-rich repeat and IQ domain-containing protein 4 (The sequence of the model RefSeq protein was modified relative to this genomic sequence to represent the inferred CDS: deleted 3 bases in 3 codons; substituted 1 base at 1 genomic stop codon): protein MSNDSTKSGHSSIIHQKNDPQQVSDRTFFIDASNQSLLTIPAEILGLRELEEVHLENNQIAEIPKDIQHLRNVRILYLNKNKLKNLCPELGKLSNLEGLDLSDNPLPASSLRVVSGIRKLRELRLYRTDLAEIPILVCKHLHLLELLGLAGNHLKSLPKEMVNQTKLREIHLKRNNLKFSLWSCVVSTTWRSSTWMRTSXVSSQKRLEPDEAAEVLRGVQQPACPPGVAVPVFQAVGAGFIPQSPPLHPSHPGRALAGDGDWAEREPPGEGAAPPLQVDLAAPALPAQTGLRVLRRPFRRLVNLRFLDLSQNYLERCPLQICELQNLEILALDDNKICQLPSDFGLLSKLKILGLTGNQFSSFPEEILSLESLEKLYIGQDQGAKLTHMPESIRKLQSLKELYVENNYLKYLPVSLGSMPNLEILDCRCNLIKQLPDAICQAQALKELRLEDNLITHLPENLDSLVNLKVLTLMGNPMEEPPMIVCAEGAEAVWAYLKERRNMKTMATKIQAWWRGIMVRKGFGKFEDLLKLQKKGRNSPKDKKGKKDVKGKSVKKNKK from the exons ATGTCAAATGACAGCACAAAATCAGGACATTCATCTATAATTCATCAGAAAAATGATCCACAACAGGTCTCTGATAGAACATTTTTCATTGACGCTTCTAATCAGAGCTTGCTTACCATTCCAGCGGAGATTTTAGGCTTACGAGAATTAGAGGAAGTGCATCTGGAAAACAACCAGATTGCAGAAATCCCCAAGGATATTCAGCATTTAAGGAACGTCAGGATCCTCTACCTGAACAAGAACAAGCTGAAGAATCTGTGCCCCGAGCTGGGGAAGCTGAGCAACCTGGAGGGCCTGGACCTGAGCGACAACCCGCTCCCGGCCTCGTCCCTTCGGGTCGTCAGCGGCATCCGCAAGTTGCGTGAGCTCCGCCTCTACCGCACGGACCTGGCGGAGATCCCCATCCTCGTGTGTAAACACCTTCACCTCCTCGAGCTGCTCGGACTGGCGGGAAACCACCTGAAATCTCTGCCCAAGGAAATGGTGAACCAGACCAAACTGAGGGAGATCCACCTGAAGCGAAAC AACTTGAAGTTTTCCCTCTGGAGCTGTGTGGTCTCTACAACCTGGAGGTCATCGACCTGGATGAGAACAAGCTAAGTGTCATCCCAGAAGAGATTG GAACCTGACGAAGCTGCAGAAGTTCTACGTGGCGTACAACAGCCTGCCTGTCCTCCCGGAGTCGCTGTGCCAGTGTTCCAAGCTGTCGGTGCTGGATTTATCCCACAATCGCCTCCACTCCATCCCTCACACCCTGGCCGAGCTCTCGCAGGTGACGGAGATTGGGCTGAGCGGGAACCGCCTGGAGAAGGTGCCGCACCTCCTTTGCAGGTGGACCTCGCTGCACCTGCTCTACCTGCACAA ACCGGCCTGCGGGTGCTGCGCCGCCCCTTCCGACGCCTGGTTAACCTGCGCTTCCTCGATCTCAGCCAGAACTATCTGGAACGCTGTCCGTTGCAGATCTGTGAGCTGCAGAACCTGGAAATCCTGGCGCTGGATGATAATAAAATATGCCAG TTACCTTCAGACTTTGGTTTACTTTCAAAACTGAAGATTCTTGGACTAACTGGAAatcagttttcttcctttccagaagAAATCCTTTCTTTAGAGTCTTTAGAGAAATTATACATTGGCCAAGATCAGGGAGCCAAGCTTACCCATATGCCAGAAAGCATTAGGAAACTACAG AGTCTTAAAGAGCTGTATGTAGAGAACAATTATCTCAAGTACCTGCCTGTATCCTTGGGATCAATGCCCAACTTGGAAATTCTTGATTGCCGCTGCAATCTGATTAAGCAACTTCCAGATGCCATTTGCCAAGCACAAG ctTTGAAAGAATTACGGCTCGAGGACAACTTGATCACCCATCTTCCAGAGAATCTGGATAGTCTAGTGAATCTAAAAGTTCTGACACTGATGGGCAATCCCATGGAAGAACCCCCAATGATAGTGTGTGCCGAAGGCGCTGAGGCTGTATGGGCGTaccttaaagaaagaagaaatatgaagacAATGGCAACGAAG